A window of Lujinxingia sediminis contains these coding sequences:
- the tnpC gene encoding IS66 family transposase has translation LDALADHVETTYLGIKHWIFGADVVGMDETTWRLMETGATKKWQMWAIRGRGAMWFALRDSRSGETAAELLESYSGWLITDGCPSYDKAARLVPGEVRLSGCWAHVRRKFVDAESNDPERAEAALNLIGKLYDVEKKARDPDEGIALMDWRRDLRETESKSILKELKTWAFNQRVLPKSAIGKAIAYMMERWERLELYIEHPELWIDNNPTERGIRGPVVGRKNHYGSRSRRGTEVAAQLYTIFETAKICGVDPREYLKRVVMNDIRSPNTVTLPAPIEAVLSSLDD, from the coding sequence AGCTCGACGCGCTCGCCGACCACGTGGAGACGACGTATCTGGGGATCAAGCACTGGATCTTCGGCGCCGACGTGGTCGGGATGGATGAGACGACCTGGCGACTGATGGAAACCGGTGCCACCAAAAAGTGGCAGATGTGGGCGATTCGCGGCCGCGGCGCGATGTGGTTTGCGCTACGCGATTCGCGAAGCGGCGAGACCGCCGCCGAGCTGCTCGAAAGCTACTCTGGATGGCTCATCACCGATGGATGCCCAAGCTATGATAAAGCCGCCCGCCTGGTCCCCGGGGAGGTTCGTCTTAGCGGTTGCTGGGCCCATGTTCGCCGCAAGTTTGTAGATGCTGAATCCAACGATCCCGAGCGCGCCGAAGCCGCACTCAACCTGATCGGAAAACTCTACGACGTGGAGAAAAAAGCACGTGACCCGGACGAGGGCATCGCATTGATGGACTGGCGACGAGATCTGCGAGAAACCGAGTCGAAGTCCATCCTCAAAGAGCTAAAAACGTGGGCGTTTAACCAGCGTGTGTTGCCTAAAAGCGCCATCGGCAAAGCGATCGCCTACATGATGGAAAGGTGGGAGCGTTTGGAGCTCTATATCGAACATCCCGAGCTGTGGATCGACAACAATCCCACCGAACGCGGAATCCGTGGTCCGGTCGTGGGCCGCAAGAATCACTACGGTTCACGAAGTCGCCGCGGTACCGAGGTCGCCGCTCAGCTTTACACGATCTTCGAGACGGCCAAGATCTGTGGTGTTGACCCGCGTGAGTATTTAAAGCGGGTCGTGATGAATGACATTCGGTCGCCCAATACGGTCACGTTGCCGGCTCCGATCGAAGCGGTGCTGTCGAGCCTGGATGACTGA
- a CDS encoding B12-binding domain-containing radical SAM protein, with product MNVTKHRRIIAVDFYWTRDKDPRVPLGHASLITALRETPGVDVRSLALPVNLEPQRSEDIADNILELAEGCAAREVDVALGAYVWGEELLGQVLAQLRAKEFQGRIIIGGPQISYNGPGLENIYPEADIFVRGYGEDALRALAATAEHQDILGVHWAGTKDASEQARVDLEKLPSPWLTGAIPLEGQHFIRWETQRGCMFRCAFCQHREPGKRLTQRTLGLPRIQAEIDLFCASDVAEIAVLDPIFNMAPHAAGVLERFRERGFQGRLSLQCRAETMTTELYDAGSGLELCLEFGLQTIHKSEMGAIRRNNALPLVDDALEQARRRGIDHEVSLIFGLPEQTLKSFEESVQWCLTRRVPVLKAFPLMLLRGTRLDLDRAKWDLRDSGGAMPMVLKAATFDYDDWRQMARLSEALKLTEGDHPETLEELRDIATSLEPNALRWMPEQPEKTM from the coding sequence ATGAACGTTACGAAACATCGTAGAATCATCGCTGTCGACTTTTACTGGACCCGCGACAAAGACCCCCGCGTCCCCCTGGGCCACGCGTCGTTGATCACCGCGCTTCGAGAAACCCCCGGCGTGGACGTGCGCTCCCTGGCACTGCCCGTCAACCTGGAGCCCCAGCGGTCGGAGGACATCGCCGACAACATTCTCGAACTCGCCGAAGGATGCGCCGCTCGCGAGGTGGACGTCGCGCTGGGTGCCTACGTGTGGGGCGAGGAGCTGCTGGGGCAGGTTCTGGCCCAGCTGCGAGCGAAGGAATTTCAGGGCCGCATCATCATCGGAGGGCCCCAAATCTCATACAATGGGCCGGGGCTGGAGAACATCTATCCCGAGGCCGACATCTTCGTACGCGGTTATGGGGAGGATGCACTCCGCGCGCTCGCTGCGACCGCGGAACATCAAGACATTTTGGGGGTGCACTGGGCCGGCACGAAGGACGCGTCCGAGCAGGCGCGGGTCGACCTGGAGAAACTGCCCTCGCCCTGGCTCACGGGTGCAATTCCTCTCGAGGGGCAGCACTTCATTCGCTGGGAGACGCAGCGGGGATGCATGTTTCGATGTGCCTTTTGCCAGCACCGCGAGCCCGGGAAGCGGCTGACACAGCGGACCCTGGGGTTGCCTCGCATCCAGGCTGAGATTGACCTCTTCTGCGCGTCGGATGTGGCGGAGATCGCCGTACTCGACCCGATCTTCAACATGGCGCCGCATGCGGCTGGCGTGCTGGAGCGCTTTCGTGAGCGCGGCTTCCAGGGACGCCTTTCCCTGCAGTGTCGCGCCGAGACAATGACGACTGAGCTATACGATGCGGGAAGCGGTCTCGAACTGTGCCTGGAGTTCGGACTGCAGACGATTCACAAAAGTGAGATGGGAGCGATTCGCCGCAACAACGCTCTGCCCCTGGTCGACGACGCCTTGGAGCAAGCCCGACGTCGGGGTATCGACCACGAAGTGTCGCTGATCTTCGGCCTGCCCGAGCAGACGCTAAAGTCCTTCGAAGAGAGCGTGCAATGGTGTCTGACACGCCGTGTACCGGTGCTCAAAGCCTTCCCCCTGATGCTCCTTCGCGGGACTCGCCTCGACCTCGACCGCGCGAAGTGGGACCTGCGCGACAGCGGCGGCGCGATGCCCATGGTCCTGAAGGCCGCAACGTTTGACTACGACGATTGGCGCCAGATGGCTCGCCTCTCCGAGGCGTTGAAACTCACCGAAGGCGACCACCCCGAGACGCTCGAAGAACTGCGCGACATCGCCACCAGCCTTGAGCCCAATGCCCTTCGATGGATGCCCGAGCAGCCAGAAAAAACGATGTGA
- a CDS encoding DUF4258 domain-containing protein: MSYFYNNHWSEIRYTDHARKRMQERDIDEYEVEQVIERGERVRDGGSFKVEIPEERLDDTRLDSRLRRVVVVLTTDTEAVKTVYRRDAPGTGDNAFSRGYTRTHSQRAWQRPIGLQTHYSSSCEFRLGDCVKWKKKQKT; this comes from the coding sequence ATGAGCTACTTCTACAACAACCATTGGAGCGAGATTCGCTACACCGACCACGCACGCAAGCGCATGCAGGAGCGCGATATTGACGAATACGAGGTCGAACAGGTCATCGAACGCGGTGAGCGTGTGCGCGACGGCGGCAGCTTTAAAGTCGAGATTCCCGAAGAAAGGCTCGACGACACCCGCCTCGACTCGCGACTGCGGCGAGTTGTGGTGGTCCTCACGACCGACACCGAGGCAGTGAAGACCGTCTATCGCCGAGATGCACCCGGCACGGGCGACAACGCTTTCTCTCGGGGCTATACGAGGACGCACTCACAACGCGCCTGGCAGCGGCCGATCGGGCTCCAGACGCATTATTCATCGAGCTGCGAGTTTCGTCTCGGCGACTGTGTGAAGTGGAAAAAGAAGCAGAAGACGTAA
- a CDS encoding restriction endonuclease → MPNDQPTFDQYIAPLLSLLARHPDGLTTAEVYAALANDLNLSQAQIEELLPSGTQPIHQNRIGWAHDRLKRADLSESVKRGFWALTSEGRSLAKRYEHKLPQEVIHSLARPRNGALDLNTLLPFVDPSKDDEPSVKNEPPSESFTSIEAAKIVLADASGPLHFNEITRRILERDLWKTTGKTPAATISATLAVDIKYKGEDSDFRRTKAGYYELNRDGLENPSEVEIEVEDSPEVEPGLVSSPAADAPVKNTETLSFTDAAERILQVFAEREPMHHTDITSRALDLRLIETKSQNPSSTLLASVSQEIQRRKERSDTPRFELHGNGLIGLTRWSQTGLTAYIQAHNDRIRARLHQQLFEMDPTEFEELVGRLLIALGFGDVDVTSRSNDGGIDVRGTLVVGDVIRTRMAVQVKRWKNNISSPTVQQVRGSLGSHEQGLIITTSDFSSGARIEAERPDATPVGLMDGTQLVKLLVEYGIGVEKDELSLLRLG, encoded by the coding sequence ATGCCCAACGATCAGCCCACCTTCGATCAGTACATCGCCCCCCTGCTCTCCCTGCTTGCCCGGCACCCCGACGGTCTCACGACGGCCGAGGTCTACGCCGCGCTGGCCAACGACCTGAATCTTTCCCAGGCGCAGATCGAGGAGCTCCTTCCCAGCGGGACGCAGCCGATACATCAAAACCGCATTGGGTGGGCCCATGACCGTCTCAAACGTGCGGACTTATCCGAGAGTGTGAAACGAGGGTTCTGGGCGCTGACGTCCGAGGGGCGCTCTCTGGCCAAACGTTACGAGCATAAACTTCCTCAAGAGGTCATCCATAGCCTCGCGAGACCCCGCAACGGCGCGCTTGATCTCAATACATTATTACCGTTCGTTGATCCTTCCAAAGATGACGAACCCTCGGTTAAAAACGAGCCTCCCTCGGAATCATTTACGTCTATTGAAGCGGCGAAAATCGTCCTGGCCGACGCTAGCGGCCCCCTTCACTTTAATGAGATAACCCGCCGTATTCTCGAACGCGACCTCTGGAAAACCACTGGCAAAACTCCCGCAGCTACCATCAGCGCGACACTCGCCGTCGACATCAAATACAAGGGCGAGGACTCGGACTTCCGACGAACGAAAGCGGGCTACTATGAGCTGAATCGCGACGGTCTCGAGAACCCATCCGAGGTCGAAATCGAGGTCGAGGACTCGCCCGAAGTAGAGCCCGGCCTCGTCTCATCGCCCGCCGCCGATGCGCCCGTTAAAAACACCGAAACCCTCTCCTTCACCGACGCTGCAGAACGCATCCTCCAGGTCTTCGCCGAGCGCGAGCCCATGCACCACACCGATATCACCAGCCGCGCGCTGGACCTTCGCCTCATCGAAACAAAGAGCCAGAACCCCTCCTCCACCTTGCTCGCCTCGGTTAGCCAGGAGATCCAGCGCCGTAAAGAGCGCAGTGACACTCCGCGTTTTGAGCTGCACGGCAATGGCCTCATCGGCCTGACCCGCTGGAGCCAGACCGGGCTGACCGCCTACATCCAGGCCCATAACGACAGAATCCGCGCGCGCCTCCACCAGCAGCTCTTCGAGATGGACCCCACCGAATTTGAAGAACTCGTCGGCCGCCTTCTCATTGCGCTGGGCTTTGGCGACGTCGACGTCACCAGCCGCTCCAACGACGGCGGCATCGACGTGCGCGGCACCCTGGTCGTCGGCGACGTCATCCGCACCCGCATGGCCGTGCAGGTCAAACGCTGGAAGAACAACATCAGCAGCCCCACCGTCCAGCAGGTCCGCGGCAGCCTCGGCTCCCACGAACAGGGCCTCATCATCACCACCAGCGATTTCAGCTCCGGCGCCCGCATCGAGGCCGAACGCCCCGACGCCACCCCGGTCGGTTTGATGGACGGGACGCAGCTTGTGAAGTTGTTGGTGGAGTATGGGATCGGGGTGGAGAAGGATGAGTTGAGTTTGTTGCGGTTGGGCTAA
- a CDS encoding CHAT domain-containing protein, whose protein sequence is MSQPPKRKIYQTFANRLRNCDFPTALSLCGQTVYELHAAGEDYLDALQEVGRIFSLRVRPVPAAEVAWAVRQAAHALSQGTDESLSFVVPANALISLVQQRYKKDKTICYTTAIMVTLIPRERTSLPKPILAHLYRQALELGGAITDPEERSHFENVRAHYADILSQLDRPEAMSESLSVFQQALKSLGAFQEQGIPGADESYAQCLYNYAMALKNRHFEDQTASLRQALEHFEHCRLLPARNRHLGARAMTTQMRQATVNVLVQLLDDPDEKIRLLEEGLAIAENELRDLEKRRKTTTSKYQLPHIRESLWLAITGGRYILLQTRIETGEQLQDDLQDHCHNALLRFDEVYNIIGPDALAYRLQFQRVLTREAQPLSEEQLLILLEHIERSMNQRQGYLTATEANHLLAAIDNQDLVDLQPRTLVLLGSLMNHIHPITVGTSLSRMLFESEYSLLNTAAQKNWDAIEKYMTSSLESALNVVQYPIWSDSYRRVLAIRLARLATIHREWAAIDPVESLELFDLSHGQAYRTDLNFFGAGDVREADKNSTDPTKWPEELWRLNLYRARIDFDTVCRLISVDDIARLHPERRDFMDQMRPALSMVGSYQKDGETIFGTIENPEVRAGEIYEEISWLLRLGREKGWHPAVQKDPADGETLRTWLAERPNTGVIAAGVGYITLICADDNDAYSLNLLESLDEEELDAMESSVRLLRKADNAFRGGDVSGASHAAFDCALEGHLNSLTPLSNKLVEFALSRGLRNLVVLAQQGMDQVPWEYIPTDTADSPCLGQTFNMVRTQTLASAVRMSQQGKSYENRVTYIGVDEDSNDGLSLAAHLISDDSQHCGLKREEFDQIAMRARVLRLVTHGTHHSGVLVPGFLLSGSPASVSIDPSSQDRIPEFTEQDRLPWFSVTEIKTLNMSGCRRVELWACESAQNVDLIGKLLDDNEPVGLGSAFLTAGASRVLGSWWKQPIASALLIARRFEKEVDDGDAFADAGALARAIAAYRDTVRPDGAFTTAVVKYVNDHLDQASSETELRRAAIRAGWSSAYEELTGESVPPKALEKFSLVYMGGFVDEPDRDNALSGLRADPAAAVDDWMAVFRGPVSWAGWRIVARDRSTLED, encoded by the coding sequence ATGTCGCAACCACCCAAGCGCAAAATCTATCAAACTTTCGCGAACAGACTCCGCAACTGCGACTTCCCCACCGCACTAAGTCTTTGCGGCCAGACGGTCTATGAGCTTCATGCGGCAGGAGAAGACTATCTCGATGCGCTCCAAGAGGTAGGACGAATATTCTCCCTCCGCGTTCGCCCCGTCCCCGCGGCCGAGGTAGCTTGGGCGGTACGTCAGGCGGCCCATGCACTTAGCCAGGGCACCGACGAATCATTGTCATTTGTTGTACCTGCAAACGCTTTAATAAGCCTTGTGCAACAACGCTACAAGAAAGACAAAACCATATGCTATACGACCGCGATCATGGTCACTTTGATTCCGCGTGAACGCACGAGCCTCCCCAAACCCATACTTGCTCATCTGTACCGGCAAGCACTTGAACTCGGTGGTGCTATAACCGATCCAGAAGAGCGTTCGCATTTCGAAAATGTCCGCGCCCATTATGCCGATATTCTATCCCAACTCGATCGCCCGGAAGCGATGAGCGAGAGCCTCTCCGTGTTTCAGCAGGCGCTCAAGTCTTTAGGCGCTTTCCAAGAACAGGGGATACCAGGCGCAGACGAGTCTTACGCGCAGTGCCTATACAATTATGCGATGGCACTAAAAAACCGGCACTTTGAAGACCAGACCGCGTCCTTACGGCAGGCGCTGGAGCACTTCGAACATTGCCGGCTCTTGCCTGCACGCAATCGCCACTTAGGTGCAAGGGCGATGACGACGCAGATGCGGCAAGCCACCGTAAACGTGCTTGTTCAACTTCTCGATGATCCCGATGAGAAGATTCGCCTTCTCGAAGAAGGATTAGCTATCGCCGAAAATGAACTCCGAGACCTGGAAAAAAGGCGAAAAACCACAACATCAAAATACCAACTTCCGCACATTCGCGAGTCCCTTTGGCTGGCAATCACCGGTGGAAGATACATTCTTCTTCAGACCCGCATTGAAACGGGAGAACAGCTGCAAGACGATCTACAAGACCATTGCCATAACGCATTACTTCGATTTGACGAAGTATATAACATCATCGGTCCCGACGCTCTTGCCTACCGTCTACAGTTCCAACGCGTCTTGACCCGAGAAGCACAACCCTTGTCGGAAGAGCAACTCCTTATCCTATTGGAACACATCGAAAGGTCTATGAACCAAAGGCAGGGGTATCTAACGGCCACAGAGGCCAACCACCTCCTGGCCGCCATCGACAACCAAGACTTGGTGGATCTACAGCCTCGAACTCTAGTGCTACTTGGTTCTTTAATGAACCATATTCATCCGATCACGGTCGGCACGTCATTGAGTCGCATGTTGTTTGAAAGCGAATATTCGTTACTCAACACAGCGGCTCAAAAGAACTGGGACGCGATTGAGAAATACATGACGTCCAGTTTAGAAAGTGCTTTGAATGTGGTTCAGTACCCTATCTGGTCAGATAGCTATCGCCGTGTCCTCGCCATCCGACTCGCACGCCTCGCTACCATTCACCGTGAATGGGCGGCAATCGATCCGGTTGAGTCGCTGGAACTTTTTGATCTCAGCCATGGGCAGGCCTATCGAACCGATCTGAACTTCTTCGGCGCTGGGGATGTCCGTGAAGCCGATAAGAATTCGACAGATCCGACAAAGTGGCCTGAGGAGTTGTGGAGACTGAACCTTTATCGAGCGCGTATTGATTTTGACACGGTATGCCGCCTGATCTCCGTGGATGACATCGCGCGACTCCATCCAGAAAGACGTGACTTCATGGACCAGATGCGTCCAGCATTGAGCATGGTTGGAAGCTATCAAAAAGACGGCGAAACGATTTTTGGCACCATCGAAAACCCGGAAGTGAGGGCCGGGGAGATTTATGAGGAGATTAGTTGGCTCCTTCGCCTCGGACGAGAGAAAGGATGGCATCCTGCTGTTCAAAAAGACCCAGCCGACGGTGAGACTCTGCGTACCTGGCTCGCAGAACGCCCGAACACAGGCGTGATCGCGGCTGGCGTTGGATATATAACGCTGATTTGCGCAGATGATAACGACGCATACAGCTTAAACTTGCTCGAAAGTCTTGATGAGGAAGAGCTCGACGCGATGGAATCCTCAGTGAGGCTCCTTCGCAAAGCTGACAACGCGTTTCGAGGTGGTGATGTCAGCGGCGCAAGCCATGCTGCATTCGACTGCGCGTTGGAAGGTCACCTCAATTCACTAACTCCGCTAAGCAATAAGCTCGTTGAGTTCGCCCTCTCGAGGGGACTGAGAAACCTTGTGGTGCTCGCACAACAGGGCATGGACCAGGTCCCGTGGGAGTACATTCCCACCGACACGGCAGATTCACCCTGTCTGGGTCAGACGTTCAACATGGTGCGGACTCAAACACTGGCTTCCGCAGTGCGTATGAGCCAGCAAGGTAAGAGCTACGAAAATCGGGTCACCTACATCGGGGTGGATGAGGACTCGAATGACGGTCTGTCATTAGCCGCCCACCTCATCAGCGACGACTCCCAACATTGCGGGCTGAAACGTGAAGAGTTCGACCAGATCGCAATGCGTGCTCGCGTTTTAAGACTGGTGACGCACGGCACCCATCATAGTGGCGTATTGGTTCCGGGGTTTCTTCTCAGCGGATCGCCTGCCTCGGTGAGCATTGACCCTTCCTCCCAAGATCGAATCCCCGAATTCACGGAACAAGATCGCCTGCCCTGGTTCTCCGTCACCGAGATCAAAACACTCAACATGAGCGGATGTCGGCGCGTTGAGCTGTGGGCCTGTGAGTCTGCACAGAACGTGGATCTGATAGGCAAACTCTTAGATGACAATGAACCTGTTGGACTTGGCTCCGCTTTTCTCACCGCCGGCGCGAGTCGAGTGCTCGGCTCCTGGTGGAAGCAGCCCATCGCCTCAGCACTGTTGATTGCGCGACGCTTTGAGAAAGAAGTCGACGACGGCGATGCATTTGCAGATGCCGGCGCTTTGGCGCGGGCAATCGCGGCCTATCGCGATACGGTTCGACCTGATGGGGCGTTTACGACGGCGGTTGTGAAGTACGTGAACGACCACCTCGACCAGGCTTCCTCTGAGACGGAACTGCGCCGCGCTGCGATCCGCGCCGGGTGGAGCTCGGCATACGAAGAGCTCACTGGAGAGAGCGTACCGCCGAAAGCGCTCGAAAAGTTTTCGCTGGTCTATATGGGTGGGTTTGTTGACGAACCTGATAGGGACAACGCGCTTTCTGGACTACGAGCGGATCCGGCGGCTGCTGTCGATGATTGGATGGCAGTGTTTCGCGGCCCCGTCTCATGGGCGGGTTGGCGTATCGTCGCCCGTGATCGAAGCACATTGGAGGATTAA